AGCGCGGCGAGCAGGGTAGAGCGCTTCATCAGAACGAACCCTCGACGAAGAAGAGCGTCACCGCGGCGACCCCGGCGACGGCGCCCACGCCGTAGCAGACGTTGGACACCATCTGCTGGGTATGGGCCGAGTTGTAGGCGTTGGTGTTGAGCGTCCCGAGGCTGGTGACGCCCGAGTGCTTCGAGGCGTCGTGCAGGGTGTTCGCGTTGTTCTGTGCGCTGATGCCCATGACCACGCCGCCGGCGATCGCCGCGGCCGCTACGCCCGCGGCCACCCAGGTGTACACGCGGTGCGGCTCGGGGCTGACGTTCTGGTTGAGCCCGCCAGCGGGGCCGTCGTGCTTCTCTTCCGGGTGCGCATCGGCGCGCGGCGTGAGGTCGGCGGTGGCGTGCAGGGCCACGCTGAGCTCCAGCGAGCGATCGGCGGCGATGGTCACCTTGCGCGTGTCGGGCGCGAACCCCGGCGCCTCGACTTTGACTTCGTGCTGGCCTGGCGCGAGCTCCACCGACATCGGCGAGGCCCCGTGCGACACGCCGTCCACCGACACGGTGGCGCCGGAGGGCTCGGAGTAGACGACGAGCTGCTGCACGCCCTTCTGCTGCAAGCGCTTCTCGAGGTTCGCGATGGCCGTCTCGACGGTGGCCTTGTCCTCGGCGTTGGGCGTCTCGCGCAGATAGAGGTGGTAGTTGCGCAGCGCGCTGGGGATGTCGCCGAGCTTCTCGTAGCACTGGGCGATGTTGTAGCGGAGCACGCCTGCCGGCCTGGCCTGGTACGCGGCGTCGAACTCGTGGATGGCGGTGGTGTAGTCCGCCTTGCGGTACGCGTCGGTGCCAGCCTTGAAGTGGGCCTTGGCGTCCTCGAGCGCGTCGGCGCGGGCGAGGCCGGGCACGGCGGCGAGCAGCGCCGTGGCGGAGAGCAGAGTCCAGAGCAGCTTCATCGGTTGTCCTTGCGGTCGGCCCGGCGGTGGTGCGGGCACGGGCGTCACGGGCCGTAGGGGTTCTTCTTGAGGTCGTCGACCTTACCGTAGGGATCGGCCTCGGGCGAGGATGCTGGCGCCGCCGGCTTCGACGCGGCCGCGGCGAGCTTCTCGAGCTGCAGATCCAGCTTCTCGTCACCGGCGTGCACCATCGCTTGCCGATCCTGGTAGCCGCTGGCCTGGAGCTTCACGATCTTGCTCTCGCCGGCTGCGAGCTCGAGCTTCATCGGCGTGTGGCCGAGCGCCGTCCCGTGATCGCCGAGGACCTGCGCGCCCGTGGGCGTCGACGTGAGCAGGACTGTTTGGCGCGACGGCTTGGCGCGCTCCTTGGGAGCTGGCGCAGGCTCAGGCGTCGGGGCAGGGGCGGGCGTCGGAGCCGGTGCTGTCGCGACCACCGGCGGTGCCGGTGCGGGCGTCGGCGGCGCGGGGGCCGGGGCCGGGGCTTTCGGCGTAACGTCGACCTTGGCCGTCTCCACCTCGGGCTTGCCGGTGTGAAGCGCGAGCGCGCCCACGCCGCCGAGGATGCCCAGGAACAGCAGCGCGATGATGCCGATGAGCATGCCGCGCTTGGACTTCTGCTCCGCCACCAGCTGCCGCTGGACGGGATCCGTCTCGTGGTGCGGCCCGCTCCCGGGCATCGAGTCGCCGATGCGGATCTGCGGCTTGCGCTCGGGCTTGGTGGTCGGCGCGGGCGCTGGCTCGACGGCAGAATCGGGCATCGGCGGCGTGGCGTCATCGCGCTCCACGGACGAAGGCCCGATCTCGGTCGACACGCGCTTGGCGGCGTCTTCCTTCGAGTCCGGCCGAGCGTTGCCGCGCGCGTTGGTGGCGCGCGCCTGCGCGGGAATCGCGGCCATCACCAGCGGCGTCGGGCCGCTGGTCACGCCGGACTCCACCATGCACGCCGCGAGCTCGCGCCCCACCTCGCCCATGCTCTGCGGACGATTGCCGCGATCCTTCTCCAGGCAGCGCAGCACCAGCTTCTCGAGCCGCTCGGGAATGTCGAGGTCGGGCCGCGACTCGCGGGGCGGAACGGGCACGTCTTTCTGGTGCTTGAGGAGGATGGCGAGCGAGCTCTCGCCGTCGAAGGGAACTTTTCCCGTCAGCATCTCGTACGCGAGGATGCCGAGCGCATAGATGTCGACGCGCAGATCCACCGCGCCGCCCGTGGCCTGCTCCGGCGCCATGTAGTGCGGCGTGCCGACGACCATGCCCACCTGCGTGATGCGCGCGTTCTGAGGGCCTTCGCCGACCTTGGAGATGCCGAAGTCGAGGACCTTGGCGTGCTCGCTGCCGTCCGGCTTGCGCGTGACGAGCACGTTGTCGGGCTTGAGATCGCGGTGGATGATCCCGCGCGAGTGCGCCGCGCCCAGCGCCTTGGTGATCTGGAGGAGCACGGGCATGGCGCGCGCCACGGGCACCGCGCCGTTCTTGTCGATGAGCTGCGCCAGGCTCCGGCCCGGCACGTACTCCATGACGAAGTAGAAGGAGCCGTCGGGCGTCTGGCCGAAGTCGTTGACGTCGACGATGTTCTCTTGGCCGATCTGGCTCGCGGCGACGGCCTCGAGCTGGAAGCGCTTCACCAGATCCGGCAGCCGCGAGTACTCCTCGCGCAGCACCTTCACGGCGAGCTGCTTGCCCAGGATCACGTGCTCGGCGAGGTACACGCGGCCCATGCCGCCCTCGCCGAGCTCGCGGGTGACCCGGTAGCGCTCGCCGAGGATCTTGCCCTCGAGCCCCTCGGGGATGGGCGTGCCGTCATCGGGGCACACCGAGGTCTTGGGTGCGACCTCTTTCTGGCAGGACGGACAGCGCGGCATCGAGCCAGCGAGACTAGCAACCCGATCGCCACGCGCCAAAAGAATGACGGTGCGCGAAAACTTCAGGCTCCGGTGGGGGCGAGCGCGGGCAGCGGCTCGGAGGCGAAGCGGGTGAACGGCAAGCCGCCGATCGTGCGGCCCACGCTGCCCAGGAAGCCCCAGATCGCCTGGGTGAAGCCGCCCGGAACGAGGTTGTGCTCGAAGGCGTATCGCATCATCGCCTCCTGGTTCTCGCGGAACGCCTCGGCCTCGAGGTTGCGCAGCCGCACGATCTCCGCCTCGCGCTGGGCGTCGTCGGGCAGGTACTTCTTGGCCACGGCGTGGCAGTAGCGGAGGTGGCGGGCCTCGTCCTTGGAGATCTGCACGAACACGTCCGCCGACTCGGGATCGATCGGCCGGAACGCCTGCTCCAGCAGCGCGAACTGGTTCAGCGCGCGCTCCTCGATCACCAGCAGCACCAGGTACGCCATGGCCGCGTCGCGCTCGGTGGTGATGGGCTTGCTCAAGAAGCCGCCGGTCCGGGCGTCGATGCGATCCAGCAGGCGCAGCTCGGGCGGCGCGGGGTGCAGCGTGCCGCCGTTGCGGATGGCCGCGTCGCCGAAGAGCTTCTGGTGCCGCAGCTCATCGTCGCGGTGGCGCTGCACCACCTTCTTGAGCGCGTCGTCGGTCACCAGGCCCTCGATGGCGTCGAAGATGCGGCCCTCGTCGGAGCCCTCGGCGTCGGAGGCCAGATTGAGGATGTGCGCCCGGCCCTGGGGCGTCGAGGCGAGCATGCTGGCGAAGCGGACGGTGAGGCGATCGGTGAACTTCATGGCGAGGCTCCTTGGGTTCGGCCGGGTAGTACAACTGACTGCATTGGTTTTCTGGTCAATCGTGGGCGTGGCACGTTTCGCTGCGGCTGCAGATGAAAAGGGAGGGCTAGGAGTGGTGGTGGCCGTGCGTCCGGGGCTTGAGCCCGTTCAGCACCAGGTCCACGCCCGACTTCCCGCGCTTCGCGAAGCGCTCAGCGCGGTCGGCGTGGTGGCCGTGGAAGATGAAGGTGGAGAGCTGGACGTCCTGGAGGATGCTCGCGACCTCGTCGATGTCGATGTCGTCGCGGAAGACCTTCTGCTTGATGCCGATGCGCAAGATCTCGCGGACGTTGGCGCCGCCGAGCTCGCGCAGGCCGTCGATGCGGTCGTGCCAGCCGGAGACGAGGAGCAGCGGGCAGTCGCCGTAGAGCAGGTCACGCACGAGCGGGTGGTGCTCGAGCCGCTGGGCGGAGGTGATCGCCGCGAGCGGGATGAGCTGGTCGGCCGGCACGGCGGGGTCGATCACCTGCGAGACCTCGGCGGTCCAGGCCTGAACCTCGCGGCGGAGCGCCTGGTAGAAGAGGTCTTCCTTGGACTCGGCGGCCAGGTAGATGGTGCCCTTGGCCACGCCCGCGCGCTTGGCGATCTCGTCGACGGACGCCTTCTTGAACCCGAACTGGGTGAAGGCCCGAACCGCCTCGGACAGGATGCACTCGCGCTTGGCTTGCTCCATGACTGACCAAATCTAAGAAACGGTCAGTCGGGTGTCAAGGCGACCCTCGCGGGGAAGTGAGCGGAACGCTGGCATCGGCCGAACGAACCACGACCCACGATCGGGCGAAATTGACCGTGTCCCAGGCGGGTGTTACGCACCTCGCCATGCTTCCGCGCTTGCTCGTCGCCTCACTCGCCGTGCTCGCGCTCGCCGGCTGCAAGAAGCCCAAGCCGCCGCCCGCCAAGCCCGCTGAGCCCAAGGTCGACACCGCGTTCGTCGAGGGCGCCTGGTCGCCGGCGCTGCTCGAGGGAACGCCCAAGCAGGGCGGCACGCTCGTGGTGCGCTTGCCGCTCGAGCCGTCGTCGCTGAACCGGATCATCGCGTCGGATCTGTGGCTCACGCGCATGGTGCGGCCGGCCGTGTACGAGACCCTGCTGCGCGTCGACGGCGCCACCCAGCCCGAGTACCCGCTCCGGCCCTGCCTGGCCACGGGCTACGACGAATCGCCCGACCACCTCACGTACACGTTCCACCTTCGCCAGGGCGTGAAGTTCCACGACGGCGCGCCGTTCACCGCGAAGGATGTCGTCGCCACGTTCGACAAGCTGATGAACCCCAAGGTGAACGCCCAGTCCATGCGCGCGCTCGTGGAAGGGCTCACCAGCTGGAAGGCGCTCGACCCGTACACCGTGGAGTTCAAGTTCAAGGAGCCGTTCTACCTGGCGCTCCGGCAGCTCGCGGCGAGCGTGCCCATCATGCCCGCCTCGATCGAGAAGCTCTCGGCCGAGGAGTTCAACACCCAGGCGCCCATCAACCGGGCGCCGAATGGGACGGGGCCGTGGCGCTTCGAGAAGTGGACCACCGGCCAGGAGATCGCCTTCGTCCGCAACGACGCCTACTGGGACGACACCCGCAAGCCGCACCTCGACAAGCTCGTCTTCCGCGTGGTGGGCGACGTGGACGCCGCGTACGAGCAGATGGCCGCGGGCGAGCTCGACGTGCTCCCCAACATCCAGGCCAAGCAGTGGGTGCGCATGGGCGATGACCCGCGCGTGGTGGCCAACTACCGGCGCTTCCGCTACTTCAACAACAACTACGGCTTCCTCGCCTGGAACGAGAAGCGGCCGGTCTTCGCCGACAAGCGCGTGCGCCTCGCGCTGGCCGAGCTCTTCGATCAAGACAGCTTCAACGAGAACCTCGCCTACGGCCTGGAGCTGCGCACCGAGTGCATCTTCTTCGAGGCCTCGCCGGCCTGCGATCCGGAGATGAAACCGATCCGTTATGATCCCGAAGACGCCAAGAAGCAGCTCGTGGCCGCCGGCTGGGCGGATCACGACGGCGACGGCATCCTCGACAAGGACGGCGAGCCCTTCCGGTTCCGGCTCATGGTGCCGCCGGGCAACGAGAAGCTCGTGGCCATGGCCACCGTGCTGCAGCAGGCCTACCAGGCCGTGGGCATCGACATGCAGATCGAGAAGCCCGAGTGGACGGTGATGCTCAAGCGCATGCACGAGCACGACTTCGACGCGGCGACCATGCTCTGGGGCCTCAACGACGTGGAGGGCGACCCGTACCAGGTGTGGCACTCCAGCCAGGCCAAGGGCGGCTCCAACTGGGTGAGCTTCGACGACCCCGCGGCCGACAAGCTCATCGAGCAAGGCCGCCGCGAGTTCGACCCGACCAAGCGCAACCTCATCTGGCGCGCGCTCGGCCGCGAGATCCACGACCAGCAGCCGTACATGATGCTCACCGTGCGTCCGGAGCTGGAGGCGGTGCGCAAGCCGTTTCGCGGGATGAAGCCCTCGCTCGCGTACTACGACTTCTCCACCTGGTGGCTGGACCAGTAGCCCATCATGCGCGAGCTCGAGACCGATCGGCTGCTCCTGCGGCCGCTGACGCCCGACGACCTCCCCTGGATCGCCGAGCTCTACGCCGACCCCGAGATCGGCCGGTGGCTGGGCGGCACGCGCACGCGCGCCCAGGCCGCCGAGAGCCTCGACCGCATGTGGAACCTGTTCCGCGAGCAGGGCTTCGGGCTCATGGCCGCGGTGGAGAAGCTCACCGGGCAGTGCATCGGCCGGTGCGGCTACCTCGTGCAGAGCGTCGAGGGCCGCCAGGAGCTGGAGCTGGCGTGGGCGATCGCGCGCGAGCGGTGGGGGCGCGGCTTTGCGACGGAGGCCGCGGCGGCGTTGCGCGACCACGCGTTCGGCGCGATGGGGCGAGAGCGGGTGATCTCGCTGGTGCGCCCCGAGAACGTTGCGTCGGCCGCGGTGGCGAAGAAGATCGGCATGCAGGTGGAAGGCGAGGTGCCCTTCCGCGGCGACGTGGTGGATCTCTGGGCGCTCGCGAAACCTTCCTGATCCCCGCGAATCTCCTTGCCAGCCGCGGCCCACCGCAATTAGCTGCGGGCCGTTCACAGGGAGACCCTCATGCGAATCTTGAAGGCAGTTCTTGGAAGCGCCGTGATGTTCCTCGCCGCGTCGGCCCTCGCCGCGGGTGCTCCTCCGCCCGCTCACCCGACCGGTGCGCCCGCTGGAGGCCACGTTGGCCCGGTGAACGCCAAGCCTCCTCCGGCAGGCGCCCCGAAGGGCAACGCCGGTGGCGCGGGAAAGGCCGAGGTGACCTGGTGGGGCCACGCCGCGTTCATCGTGAAGAGCCCGGGCGGCGCCATCATCGCCATCGATCCCTGGCTGCAGAATCCGCGCGCTCCGCAGGGCGCCCCGCAGCCGGACGCGCTCGACGCCATCCTCGTCACCCACGCGCACTCCGACCACGTGGGCAACACGCTCGACCTCGCGACGAAGACGCAGGCAACGGTCGTCGGCTCGTACGAGCTCATCGCGCAGCTGGGCGTGGCCAAGGGCAACGGCCTCAACGCCGGCGGCTCCATGCGCATCAAGGACGTGACCATCACGGCCGTGCCCGCGGTGCACTCGAGCGGCTACGTGGCCAACCCGGCGGACCAGACCGCGAAGCCCGTCTACGGCGGCGCGCCGCTGGGCTACATCATCGCCATCGACCACGGCACGACCCTCTACCACGCGGGCGACACCGACTACTTCGCGGGCATGAGCTACATCGCCGAGCGCTTCAAGCCCACCGTGGCCATGCTGCCCATCGGCGGCCAGTACACCATGGACCCCATGGGCGCCGCGTACGCCGCCAAGGCCCTCAAGGTGAAGACCGTGGTGCCCATGCACTTCGGCACCTTCCCTGCGCTCTCGGGCACCCCGGCCGATCTGACCGCGGCCATCAAGACCGTGCACGCCACCTCGAAGGTCGAGGAGCTCCAGCCCGGCGTGGCCACCTGGCTGTAGTATTTAGTTAAAGAGTAGCTCCGGAGGCCCGCCTGCGAGAGCAGCGCGGGCCTTCGCGTCTTCGGGGTATGCTCGCCGCGCATGCGACGCGCCATGCTCACTGCGCTGCTCCTCGCGGGCTGCGGCTCGGGTCCGCAGGCGCCGCCGCCGTTCGAGGGCTGCGATCAGGGTGCAGCCCAGCACGTCTCGAGCCTGCTCGAGGCCAACCAGGGCCGCTGCACTGTCGACACCGATTGCACCACGGTCATCGTGGCGCTCTCGTGTCTCAACGAGGGCGAGCAGCCGGTGCTCGCGGCGGATCAGGCGGCGGTCGAGGACCAGCTCGCGCAGCTCGACAAGCAGTTCTGCACCGGCAGCAGTTGCAGCTCCACGACGGGCGGCGGCTTCGGCGAGACGGCGGTGTGCAGCTTCGGCACGTGCCAGTTCGGCGAGCCCGACTCCGGCTTGCAAGATCCGCCGGGCTTCGGCGGCTACTTCCACGAGCTTGGAATTCCCCAGGCGCTCAACCTCGCGCTCACGCCCACCGGAACGTACTCGGCCACGCTCTACGGCTGCACCACGCAGTCGGCCTTCGGCGGCACGTGGTTCTCCAACGGCGACGACGGCGGCTTGCTCACCTTCGAGCACGGCCTGGACACCACGCTGGTCGGAGTTGGCGATGGTGGCGTGCTCTTCACGAGCGGCCCGCTCTTCTTCGACGACGGCGGGCCGGACGCGCTCGCGCCCGGCGCCGTCTGCGCGGTCTGCGACGGCGGCGCGCCGGTGGCGCTCGTGCCGTGCGATCACCCGTTTGGATTCTGAGTCAGCGCGGCGGCGAGTCGACGCGGAAGCTGCCCACGTCGATGTTCTCGTCTTCGCGCGTGAACGAGACGCGGAAGCGATGGCGCCGCTCCGCTGGCGTGAAGGGATGCACCACCGCGAGCACCTCGGCGTGCGTCTGCGCGGCGCTGCCCACGTCGTACGCGGCGACTGCGACCTCGTAGACGCCCGCGGTCGCGTGATCCTGCGCGAAGATCTCCGGACCGAAGCCGTCGGTGTCATCGACCTCGAGCGCGCCGCCAGCAGCCGTGTGTCGATTGCCGTAGTCGCACTCCTCGCCGGAGGGATCGGTCACGTGCAGATCGAGGTCGGTGCCCGCGGTGTCCCAGGTGAGGAGCACCACCACGTCGGGCGCGGGCACAGCAGCGTAGAGCGTGACCGCGTCGCGGCCGACGCCCGCCTCGTTGCGAGCGCTCACCTCGAGCGTCACCTCGCCCGGCGGCAAGAGCAGCTTGGCCTCGAAGCGACCGCCGCTCACGTTCACGGGCACGTCCAGGCCGGCCATGCTCACGTGCGCGACCGTGACGTGCTTGTCGCTCACCGTGCCCTGGATGGTCGCGAGGCGCTGCCGCGTCCAGCCGGGCCGCGGCGAGAGCAGGCGCACCTTCGGCGGCGCCTCGACGACGGGCTTGTGCGCCGGTCCGGATTGGGTCGGCGCGGCGTGCAGCGCGAGGAGCAGGGCGAGCGCGGCGATCACGGCGAGCCCTCCGGTCCGGCCTCGATGTCCAGCTCCGACTGCGCCGAGCGCCCCGAGAGCTCGCCCGCCACAGCCAGCGCCGGCGGCGCCACGTAGTGCCCCGCGAGCGAGGCGCGCGCGAGGTAGGCCACGGTCGTCGCCGGCCCGTCGCCGGTCACGAGCGCGAGGTGCACGCGATCGCCGAGGAACGCCACGGCCCCGCCGCGATCCACGAGCTCCGACGCCGGATCGGTTTTGCCCGGCTGCGCCACGGGCGTGAGCCCGGCAGGAAAGCGATCGTCGATCTGCAGCACGTCGTGCGGCGACGCGCCGGTCACCGTGAGCTCCACCCAGACCTCCGCGCCGCGCGCGACCTTGCCCTCGAGCGGCACGCGCTCCACGCGATCGCCCGTTCGCTTCACGCGGAAGAGCTTGCGCTCCACGCGCAGCTCGCCCGCCTGGCCCGCCGGCTCCGCGCGCGCGCGCGCCAGCTCGAAGAACACCGGTCCGCCCTGGATCTTGAGCTGCGCCGGTCCGCCCGAGCCGTAGAGCAGCGCCGAGGTGCCGGGCGTCACGCGCGCCTCTGCGCCCGCGCCCGACGCCTGCAGGTGCACCGTGCCGGCGCGATCCGGGAGCGCTTTCCCAGCAGCGGCCAGCGCGAGCGGAATGAGCACGCCCGACTCGCCGCGGCCCCACACGGCCTGATCGCGCGCCGAGATGAGGTAGCGCAAGCCGGCGGCGATGCGAGGCGAGCTGGGGCGCGCCGTGGCCAATGCAAGCGTCGCCCACGCGGTGTCGCCCAGCGCCTGGATGCTGGCCGGCGTGCGCGGGTCGCAGCCCTCGTCGCTCCAGCAAGCACGGTTTCCGGCAGCGCCGGCCTTGCGCTCCAGCCGCGCGGCCAGCTCCGCGGCGCGCGCGTCCTGGTGGTGGTTCGCTGCGAGCAGCGTGAGCGCGGCCAGCGACTCGGGCGCCAGCGCGTCGAGCGCGTTGTCATCGAGCGAGGGCGGCGTGGCGTCGAGTGCCAGCGCCGCCATCGCGAAGCCCGAACCCTTGAGCGGATCCGACGCGAGCCGTCCACGGACGCGCTCCAGCCACTCCGGCGGCACACCGGCTCCGGCATTCTGCGCGCGCGTGAGCAGCCAGAGCGCCAGCGCGGTGCGAGAGCGGTCGTACGGCGCACCTGGGAACGCGCCGAGCTCACCCGTTGGCTCGAGCAGCGCCACGACCTCCGCCGCCGCGGCCGAGAGCCCCGCGGGATCGGGCCGCAGCGCGGTCGCCGCGACCGCGGTCGAGAGATCCGAGAGCCGCGCGTCGGTCTCGAGCTTGGGCCGCGCGGGCAGCGTGAGCAGCTCGAACGCGCCCGGGCGCGGCGCGGCGTGGCGGGCGTCGGCGAGCAGTCGCAAGAGCCCCAGCGGTCCGCTCACCACGCGCAGGCGAAGCGTCCCTTCCTCGCCTTCATCGCCGAGCCGAACGTTCCCCGAGGGCGCCTCGCCGGCCTGCACCGTCACCCACTCTTCGCCGGAGATGACCGGCACGCGCCCGGAGAGCAGTGCGCGGCCGCCGGTCTCGATCTTGTAGTCGGGGTGCTGCGCATCGAGCGAGAGCGTGGCGTCGAGGCTTCCCGACGCGGGCACGGCCAGGCTGCGGCCATCGACGAGCGCGGTGGCTGCAGCGCCGGCCGTCGAGAGCCCCACGCGCGCCAGCGCGCGATCGCTGGCGCGAATGGCCGCGGGCAGATGCGGGATCGCGGCCACGCCGGGCGCCTCGAGCTGCGCCGACGCCGAGAGCAGCGCGGGCAGTCCGCGCGGATCCGGTCCGGGCAGCGCAGCGAGCACCGTCGCCTCGACCGCGCGCGCGTCGCCGGCCGGCAGCACCAGTCGGGTGGTCCCGGTGCGATCTGTCGGCGGCAGCCGCTCGAGGTGATCGAGCGTGGCGTGCGGCAGGCGCGCCTGCGTGGTCCCCAATCCCTTCTGCGGCGTGAACGCGGCGGGCCCGAGCAGCGGCGCGTGCGGCCGACCGGCGCTTGCGGACTGACCGGCACTCCGGAACTCGAGCGAGACATCGGTGCGCCCCTCGGCCGAGGGATCGGGATCGAGGTAGCTCGCCAGCGGCGGCGCGAGCGAGGGCAGGGCGGCGGCGGCGCGCCAGCTCGCGAGCGGGGCCACGTTGGCCAGCGGCCGCTGCTGCGCGTCGCGCGCGTGCACCACGAGCTCGAGCGTGTCCGGCCGCGGTCCGGGCTGGAGCTGGGCCTCCAGGTGACCGGTCTCCGCGGCGGTGACGCGCACGGTCCGCGTGGCCGAGTAGCTCTGGCCGTTGAGCACCGCGACAGCCGAGAACGTCACGCCGCCGGCGCTGGTGAGCTTCTGGGTGAGCATCGCGCTCGAGCCGTGGATGGCCACCACCTCGCCGTGGACATCGCTGCCGAGCTCAGTCGTCACCAGCGCGCTGCCCGACTCGAAGGGCGCGAAGAGCAGCACCCGCGCGGTCTCGCCCGGCGCGTAGCTCGGCTTGTCGGGGACGAGCGTGAGCTCATCGGGCGTGAACGGAATGTCGCCGCCGTGCGCGCTCGCGAAGAGCACGCCGTCGGCCACGCGCGTCTCGCCGGCGAGCACCTCGAGCTCTTCGTAGCCGGCCTGCAGCACCGGCACGCCGACGGTCGCGAGTCCGGTCGCGGGAACGTCGACGGAGAACGAGCTCGGCGGCGCCGACGACGCCTCGCCGCCCGGTCCGAGTCGAACCGCGGTGGCACGCAGCGTGAGCTTAGCGAACGCAGGTCGACCCTCAGCATCGCTCGCGCGCAGGGCGATGAGCGCGCTCTCGCCCGGCGCGACCACGCGATGCTCCGGCGTCAAGGCGACGTGCACCGGCCCGCGGAGCTTGGTCAGCGTCGCCTCGCACGGCGCGCGATGTCCCCATCCATCGACGGCAGCGGCAGAGAGCGTGAAGCGCGCGTCGGGGCCATCGGGCAGCTCGACGTCGAACTTCGAGGTGCCGTCGGGCTCACCGGTGGCTTCGCCTTCGTCGACGACCTCCGTGATCGGCGGGCCGTCGCCCGATGCCTCGAGCGGCGTTCGCAGGAGCCGCCACTCGATGTGTGCGGCCACCGGCCCGCCCGCACCGTCGCGCGCGTGCACGATCGCCGTAGCGTGATCGCCTGCGAGCTGCAGCGACGCGGCCGCCGTGAGATCCGGCACCGGCGGATCGCGAATCCACACCTCACCCGCAGCCGCGCGACCCTCCACGTCGACGACGAGATGGCCCAGGCCCGGCGCGGATTCTTCGGGGAGCGGCAGCTCGCCGGAGAAGACGCCCTCCACATCCTGTCGCGCGAGCCCCGTGGCCACGACGGTTCCGCGGCCGTCCTCGAGGGAAACGGTGAGATCGCGTGCGCTCGACGGCGGCGGCCGCTCCGCGCCCACGAAGCGCAGCACCTCACCGGGACGCGCTTCACCGCGCGTCGGCGCCACCCACACGCGCGAGCCCTTGGCGCGACCCGGAACCGAGGGGAGCTCGAGCACCGCCCAGTCGTTGTCCGCGTGGGCGAGCGCGCGCGTCGCACGCGCGGCGGGCTTGAGCTGCAAAGCGCCCTGCGCCGTGGTCGTGCCCTTCGCGGGCGCCGCGCCGGGTCCGCTCAGCATGACCTGCACGCCGCCGCGACCTTCGCCGGTGCGCGCGTCGGCCGCGAAGAGCCAGAGCTGCGAGGACGAGTGCCGCACCGCGAGCGCGAGCTTCGACACCAGCGCCAC
This DNA window, taken from Deltaproteobacteria bacterium, encodes the following:
- a CDS encoding PEGA domain-containing protein — protein: MKLLWTLLSATALLAAVPGLARADALEDAKAHFKAGTDAYRKADYTTAIHEFDAAYQARPAGVLRYNIAQCYEKLGDIPSALRNYHLYLRETPNAEDKATVETAIANLEKRLQQKGVQQLVVYSEPSGATVSVDGVSHGASPMSVELAPGQHEVKVEAPGFAPDTRKVTIAADRSLELSVALHATADLTPRADAHPEEKHDGPAGGLNQNVSPEPHRVYTWVAAGVAAAAIAGGVVMGISAQNNANTLHDASKHSGVTSLGTLNTNAYNSAHTQQMVSNVCYGVGAVAGVAAVTLFFVEGSF
- a CDS encoding serine/threonine protein kinase codes for the protein MPRCPSCQKEVAPKTSVCPDDGTPIPEGLEGKILGERYRVTRELGEGGMGRVYLAEHVILGKQLAVKVLREEYSRLPDLVKRFQLEAVAASQIGQENIVDVNDFGQTPDGSFYFVMEYVPGRSLAQLIDKNGAVPVARAMPVLLQITKALGAAHSRGIIHRDLKPDNVLVTRKPDGSEHAKVLDFGISKVGEGPQNARITQVGMVVGTPHYMAPEQATGGAVDLRVDIYALGILAYEMLTGKVPFDGESSLAILLKHQKDVPVPPRESRPDLDIPERLEKLVLRCLEKDRGNRPQSMGEVGRELAACMVESGVTSGPTPLVMAAIPAQARATNARGNARPDSKEDAAKRVSTEIGPSSVERDDATPPMPDSAVEPAPAPTTKPERKPQIRIGDSMPGSGPHHETDPVQRQLVAEQKSKRGMLIGIIALLFLGILGGVGALALHTGKPEVETAKVDVTPKAPAPAPAPPTPAPAPPVVATAPAPTPAPAPTPEPAPAPKERAKPSRQTVLLTSTPTGAQVLGDHGTALGHTPMKLELAAGESKIVKLQASGYQDRQAMVHAGDEKLDLQLEKLAAAASKPAAPASSPEADPYGKVDDLKKNPYGP
- a CDS encoding ferritin-like domain-containing protein encodes the protein MKFTDRLTVRFASMLASTPQGRAHILNLASDAEGSDEGRIFDAIEGLVTDDALKKVVQRHRDDELRHQKLFGDAAIRNGGTLHPAPPELRLLDRIDARTGGFLSKPITTERDAAMAYLVLLVIEERALNQFALLEQAFRPIDPESADVFVQISKDEARHLRYCHAVAKKYLPDDAQREAEIVRLRNLEAEAFRENQEAMMRYAFEHNLVPGGFTQAIWGFLGSVGRTIGGLPFTRFASEPLPALAPTGA
- a CDS encoding TetR/AcrR family transcriptional regulator → MEQAKRECILSEAVRAFTQFGFKKASVDEIAKRAGVAKGTIYLAAESKEDLFYQALRREVQAWTAEVSQVIDPAVPADQLIPLAAITSAQRLEHHPLVRDLLYGDCPLLLVSGWHDRIDGLRELGGANVREILRIGIKQKVFRDDIDIDEVASILQDVQLSTFIFHGHHADRAERFAKRGKSGVDLVLNGLKPRTHGHHHS
- a CDS encoding GNAT family N-acetyltransferase, giving the protein MRELETDRLLLRPLTPDDLPWIAELYADPEIGRWLGGTRTRAQAAESLDRMWNLFREQGFGLMAAVEKLTGQCIGRCGYLVQSVEGRQELELAWAIARERWGRGFATEAAAALRDHAFGAMGRERVISLVRPENVASAAVAKKIGMQVEGEVPFRGDVVDLWALAKPS
- a CDS encoding metal-dependent hydrolase produces the protein MFLAASALAAGAPPPAHPTGAPAGGHVGPVNAKPPPAGAPKGNAGGAGKAEVTWWGHAAFIVKSPGGAIIAIDPWLQNPRAPQGAPQPDALDAILVTHAHSDHVGNTLDLATKTQATVVGSYELIAQLGVAKGNGLNAGGSMRIKDVTITAVPAVHSSGYVANPADQTAKPVYGGAPLGYIIAIDHGTTLYHAGDTDYFAGMSYIAERFKPTVAMLPIGGQYTMDPMGAAYAAKALKVKTVVPMHFGTFPALSGTPADLTAAIKTVHATSKVEELQPGVATWL